The sequence CTCACGGTTCTTCACCATATCGCCCGGCTCCGGCTCCAGCTGCTTGGTGGACAAGGAAATCCGACCCCGCTCCGCATCCAAGTCAATGATCATCACCTTCAACTCATCGTTCACATTGAAGACGCTGTGGGGCGTATCGATGTGATCGTGGGAAATTTCGGAGATGTGCAACAGACCGCTGACGCCGCCGATGTCGATAAACGCACCATAAGGCTTGATGCCACGGACTGTACCGATGACAACTTCGCCCACTTCCAAGCGATTCATCTTCCGCTCAACCAACGCACGACGATGGCTGAGTACGAGACGGTTCCGCTCTTCATCCACTTCCAAGAACTTCAGTGGCAACTCCTCGCCGACCAAATCTTCCTTCGGCTTGCGGGTGCTGATGTGAGACCCAGGAATAAATCCACGGAGTCCCTCGATGCGGACTAACGCACCACCACGGTTGGTTGCGAAGACCAAAGAACGAACCGTTGCATCTTCAGTCTGCAACTGGCGTACACGCTCCCAAGCTCGCATATACTCAATCCGGCGAATCGAGAGGGTCAACTGACCATCTTCATTCTCATCCGCCAAGATGAAAAACTCGCGCGTTTCGTCCGGCTGTAATACCTCATCCGGTGTATCAATCCGGTTGATGGACATTTCCTGAATGGGAATATAAGCCGCTGTTTTAGCGCCAATATCAATTAGGGCACCTTTCGGTTCCAAATTGAACACAGTCCCAGCAACAATATCGCCAGGGCTGAAGTGGTAATCGTACTTGTCGAGAAGAGCGGCGAAGTCGTCGTGGGTAAAACCGATATCGGCTTGAGTGTTCGTGAGCATGCTTAGTTTGCGTTTCTCCTAAAGATTTTCTCCTCCTGTGAATTAGTCAGCACACCGATATTGATGTGCCACCTACACGCTGAGTCCTATAACAAGCAATTTGCTTGCGAAGACCCATAGGAAAGTTACAAGAGTTCAGACCTCTGATGATACCCCACCCATGTCCTCGAATCCAAGTCCTTTCGCTCGGGATTGTGGGGCAATTGTGATGATGTAATCCGGGGCTGACTATCACCCTCATATTGGATCCGTCAATAATTAAGTATTTTTTTATACATTAAATTGATAGGCCCTGAGTGTTTTTACGGCGGTTGAAAGGCTGAATTTGTGTCATTGAGCTTGGTTTTTGATCGCTGAAAGCTCCACTCTTAAGTGTCTTTGGGCTTTTTAAAAAATGAACGTATCAAAAAACGCTACATCAGTATAATTGGTGAACTTCAGGGTGTAGTCATTCGTTAGAGAGCGCGTAAAAATGCTGAGTTCGGGGAATCCTAGAGCTAAGGGGATATGGGTGAGTGGCCGATCCAGCCAAAGGCTGCATGATCACGGTCAACGTTATCCTGAT is a genomic window of Romeriopsis navalis LEGE 11480 containing:
- a CDS encoding 30S ribosomal protein S1; protein product: MLTNTQADIGFTHDDFAALLDKYDYHFSPGDIVAGTVFNLEPKGALIDIGAKTAAYIPIQEMSINRIDTPDEVLQPDETREFFILADENEDGQLTLSIRRIEYMRAWERVRQLQTEDATVRSLVFATNRGGALVRIEGLRGFIPGSHISTRKPKEDLVGEELPLKFLEVDEERNRLVLSHRRALVERKMNRLEVGEVVIGTVRGIKPYGAFIDIGGVSGLLHISEISHDHIDTPHSVFNVNDELKVMIIDLDAERGRISLSTKQLEPEPGDMVKNREAVFEQAEEMAAKYKEKLKEQGAPIASMEVVSTVEP